In Pseudomonadota bacterium, a genomic segment contains:
- a CDS encoding glycosyltransferase family 4 protein, producing MRIAILLLNSGRGSGEVARRQARYLAANECRVFFMHPRIGEGAPGALNQDIELHTAITPVHEHLPSAGRDQEQVALMPYARAMSYLADYERALASIIDEVDIVLGHHASISAIATANIATRAGKPYALFLHGTGIEPRHQGMYDDRLWSMIQQAIEGADGILVTTEYVRDRLVRELIDLPVDRFLVLPCGVDLDEFHPDQGAVIAGKYALPEKYVICPGALTASKGPQNVVAATVEYADIAPTVFIGDGDMRQQIEIDLNGRGKVLGFVSAEDKAALINAASILTAAPEKKEHFGIIYAEGLAAGTPAVAYEGGGVAAIVTRQTGILTKRDPRALGRAIRDLLSDPERLAAMARKGRRRAEENFSWLKLGRRLKEWLVQISSS from the coding sequence ATGCGAATCGCGATTCTTCTGTTGAACTCCGGCCGCGGCAGCGGCGAAGTGGCGCGCCGGCAGGCCCGTTATCTCGCCGCGAACGAATGCCGTGTTTTCTTCATGCATCCGCGTATCGGAGAAGGTGCGCCGGGTGCGCTCAACCAGGACATCGAACTTCACACGGCGATCACTCCCGTCCACGAACACCTGCCATCGGCAGGCCGCGATCAGGAACAGGTCGCCTTGATGCCGTATGCGCGCGCCATGTCATACCTGGCGGACTATGAGCGCGCCCTGGCGTCGATCATCGACGAGGTGGATATCGTCCTCGGACACCATGCCAGCATCAGCGCAATCGCCACGGCGAATATAGCTACTCGTGCCGGCAAACCATACGCGCTCTTTCTCCATGGCACCGGGATCGAACCGCGGCACCAAGGGATGTACGACGATCGACTGTGGTCGATGATCCAACAGGCAATCGAGGGCGCAGACGGAATCCTGGTGACGACCGAATACGTCCGCGACCGACTGGTCCGTGAGCTCATCGATCTTCCCGTGGATCGTTTCCTGGTGCTCCCGTGCGGTGTCGACCTCGACGAGTTCCATCCTGACCAGGGCGCGGTGATTGCGGGCAAGTATGCACTCCCTGAAAAGTACGTGATTTGTCCGGGCGCATTGACCGCATCGAAGGGGCCGCAGAACGTCGTTGCAGCGACCGTCGAATACGCCGACATCGCGCCGACGGTTTTTATCGGCGACGGCGATATGCGCCAGCAGATCGAGATTGACTTGAACGGCCGGGGGAAAGTCCTGGGGTTCGTATCCGCCGAGGACAAGGCCGCGCTGATCAATGCTGCGTCGATCCTGACCGCGGCGCCGGAGAAAAAAGAGCATTTCGGCATCATCTACGCCGAAGGTCTGGCAGCGGGAACGCCAGCGGTGGCTTATGAAGGAGGCGGAGTCGCCGCGATCGTCACGCGGCAGACGGGCATTCTCACCAAGCGGGATCCCAGGGCATTGGGCCGCGCGATCCGCGACTTGCTGAGCGACCCGGAGCGGCTTGCAGCGATGGCACGAAAAGGCCGGAGGAGGGCGGAGGAGAACTTCTCATGGCTCAAGCTGGGGCGCAGGCTGAAGGAGTGGCTGGTTCAAATAAGTTCTTCGTGA
- a CDS encoding type II toxin-antitoxin system VapB family antitoxin gives MRTNIVIDDELMEKALKLSQTKTKREVVELGLKALIKLKKQESIKQFKGKLKWQGDLKGMRTHR, from the coding sequence ATGCGAACAAATATTGTAATAGACGATGAGCTCATGGAAAAAGCCCTTAAACTCTCGCAAACGAAAACCAAGCGTGAAGTAGTTGAACTTGGCCTTAAAGCCTTGATTAAGCTTAAAAAACAAGAAAGCATTAAGCAATTTAAAGGCAAACTGAAATGGCAAGGCGACCTCAAGGGAATGAGAACCCATAGATGA
- a CDS encoding translation elongation factor-like protein: MTETRIGKVTHYYSHLHVAGVTITGSELHKGDTIHVKGHTSDFEQKVESMEIDHEAVAVARPGDQIGLVVIEHAREHDTVYMVT; this comes from the coding sequence ATGACTGAGACAAGAATCGGCAAGGTGACCCACTACTACAGCCACTTGCATGTGGCAGGTGTGACGATCACGGGCAGCGAACTGCATAAAGGCGACACCATTCACGTCAAGGGCCACACCTCAGACTTCGAGCAGAAAGTCGAATCGATGGAGATCGACCACGAGGCGGTGGCAGTCGCCAGGCCGGGCGACCAGATCGGGCTCGTGGTGATCGAGCACGCCAGGGAACACGATACCGTCTACATGGTGACCTGA
- a CDS encoding NAD(P)/FAD-dependent oxidoreductase, producing the protein MPRIVILGAGFGGLFAAKRLAGVAADVTVVDRHNYHLFQPLLYQVATAGLPPSDIAWPIRSILSRQKNTSVLLAEVMDIDVARHEVILEHESVAFDYLIVATGSTHSYFGHEDWETLAPGLKSIDDATHIRRRILTAFEQAEMTDDDAARERLLRFVIVGGGPTGVELAGTIAELAHHTLAADFRRIDPRSATIILVEAGPRLLPYLRVSLSDYAHQSLARLGVEVRLGTPVTHCDGEGVTIGGDRIAAATIIWAAGVAASPVGRWLDAESDQVGRVIVRADLSIKSDPDIFVIDDAVLVKNDRGEPVPGIAPAAKQQGRFVADLIARRIAGKPSAQTFRYRHAGHLATIGRRSAVIEFSRYQMTGRLAWWIWGIAHIYFLVGVPSPLVVSIRWLWEYITYGRGARLITGAEHAD; encoded by the coding sequence ATGCCACGCATTGTGATCCTGGGCGCCGGGTTTGGCGGGCTATTTGCTGCCAAGAGGCTGGCGGGTGTTGCGGCTGACGTCACGGTCGTCGACCGGCATAACTATCACTTGTTTCAGCCTTTGTTGTATCAGGTTGCCACAGCCGGCCTGCCGCCGTCAGACATTGCCTGGCCCATTCGCTCCATCTTGAGCCGCCAGAAAAATACATCGGTGCTGCTGGCTGAGGTGATGGACATCGATGTCGCCCGGCATGAGGTCATCCTGGAGCATGAATCCGTGGCCTTCGACTATCTTATCGTCGCGACCGGTTCCACCCACTCCTATTTCGGCCACGAGGACTGGGAAACCTTAGCGCCCGGCCTGAAAAGCATCGACGATGCGACCCATATTCGCCGGCGCATCCTCACTGCTTTCGAACAGGCGGAGATGACCGACGACGACGCGGCAAGAGAGCGCTTGCTGCGCTTCGTCATCGTCGGCGGCGGGCCAACCGGTGTCGAGCTCGCCGGCACCATCGCCGAACTCGCGCATCATACGCTGGCCGCTGACTTCCGGCGCATCGATCCGCGCAGCGCTACGATCATCCTGGTCGAAGCCGGTCCACGCCTGCTCCCCTATCTGCGCGTATCCTTGTCCGACTACGCCCACCAGTCATTGGCAAGGCTCGGCGTCGAAGTTCGTCTGGGTACACCGGTGACGCATTGCGATGGCGAAGGCGTGACGATCGGTGGCGACAGGATCGCCGCAGCAACCATTATCTGGGCGGCCGGCGTGGCTGCGTCACCGGTCGGTCGATGGCTGGACGCGGAATCCGACCAGGTCGGCAGGGTGATCGTCCGCGCCGACCTGTCGATAAAAAGCGATCCCGATATCTTTGTCATCGACGATGCCGTATTGGTGAAGAACGATCGGGGAGAACCGGTTCCCGGCATCGCACCGGCCGCCAAGCAGCAGGGCCGATTCGTGGCGGACCTTATTGCCAGAAGAATCGCCGGCAAACCGTCCGCGCAGACATTTCGTTACCGTCATGCCGGCCATCTCGCCACGATCGGACGCAGATCGGCGGTCATCGAGTTTTCACGCTACCAGATGACCGGCCGGCTCGCCTGGTGGATATGGGGCATCGCCCACATTTATTTTCTGGTCGGTGTGCCCAGTCCCCTGGTGGTTTCCATCCGCTGGCTTTGGGAGTACATCACTTATGGTCGCGGCGCGCGCTTGATTACGGGCGCGGAGCATGCCGATTGA
- a CDS encoding DUF4242 domain-containing protein yields MPKFIDAHPMTPFTADELKKLQNAPPDEFGVTHHDILFSEKENMIYCVLDAPNAEAIDKHHAKAGIKCDYIHEVTSTRG; encoded by the coding sequence GTGCCGAAGTTCATCGATGCTCATCCCATGACGCCGTTCACGGCGGACGAGCTGAAGAAGTTGCAGAACGCGCCGCCGGACGAGTTCGGCGTCACGCACCACGACATCCTGTTCAGCGAGAAGGAAAACATGATCTATTGCGTGCTGGACGCCCCGAACGCCGAAGCGATCGACAAGCATCATGCAAAGGCCGGCATCAAGTGTGACTATATCCACGAAGTGACGTCGACCCGCGGGTAA
- the sixA gene encoding phosphohistidine phosphatase SixA has translation MRLYIVQHGDSVPKDVDPDRPLSDRGRVDIQRLAEWLSSQNVQIAQILHSSKTRAKETAEILRPLLKSRSQIYEGQGLAPNDSPEAFLHRLRDPKKDALVVGHMPFVARTVSQALTGAPDRQLVEFVPGSVAGIERSEGVSWHLFMFARPEFLHRGGKSQAVK, from the coding sequence ATGCGACTTTATATCGTTCAGCACGGCGATTCTGTGCCGAAAGACGTCGATCCTGACCGCCCTTTGAGCGATCGGGGTCGAGTCGATATTCAGCGACTGGCAGAGTGGCTCTCGAGCCAAAACGTCCAGATCGCACAAATTCTTCACAGCAGCAAGACCCGGGCAAAAGAGACGGCGGAAATACTCCGGCCATTGCTTAAATCCCGCAGCCAGATTTATGAGGGCCAGGGTCTGGCGCCCAACGACTCGCCCGAGGCTTTTCTTCATCGGTTGAGAGACCCCAAGAAGGACGCGCTCGTGGTCGGCCACATGCCGTTTGTGGCGCGTACCGTCTCACAGGCACTCACAGGCGCGCCCGATCGGCAACTGGTGGAGTTTGTCCCGGGAAGTGTCGCGGGCATTGAACGCAGCGAAGGCGTTTCGTGGCATCTTTTTATGTTCGCTCGCCCCGAGTTTTTGCATAGGGGAGGAAAATCGCAAGCTGTCAAATAG
- a CDS encoding PIN domain nuclease, producing the protein MIFVDSSVWIDYFNGKTSPEVDRLDSLLGTEPISTGDLILAEVLQGFRSDKDYKTAKKLLGSLTIFNVLDTNIAIKSADNFRLLRKKGITVRKTVDTIIATFCIQNKLALLHADKDFRPFHKHLRLKNAL; encoded by the coding sequence ATGATATTCGTGGATTCCAGCGTTTGGATTGATTATTTTAATGGCAAAACTTCCCCCGAAGTCGACAGACTCGACTCCTTGCTAGGAACCGAGCCAATTTCTACGGGTGACCTGATCCTGGCCGAGGTTCTCCAAGGTTTCAGAAGTGACAAAGACTATAAGACTGCCAAAAAACTTCTTGGCTCATTAACTATTTTTAATGTGCTGGATACCAATATTGCAATTAAAAGCGCTGATAATTTCAGGCTGTTAAGGAAAAAAGGCATTACTGTCAGAAAAACAGTCGATACAATAATTGCTACCTTTTGTATTCAGAACAAACTTGCGCTTCTGCACGCAGATAAGGATTTTCGACCTTTCCATAAACACTTGCGATTGAAGAATGCCTTGTAG
- a CDS encoding group 1 truncated hemoglobin: MCLIGIVCLVACNGGSNGNSASDSVATQQSTAQQEQEQESLYDRLGGLAPISVVVSDFIDALVPDEMLNANPAIDAARKSVPAPYLKYHVTALVCQATGGPCKYHGREMKEAHGHLNITEQEWDRMVTIFEEVLAKHLVPATETQELLDIVGSTKADIVVSG; encoded by the coding sequence ATGTGTTTGATTGGCATCGTGTGCTTGGTTGCTTGTAATGGTGGTTCAAACGGCAACTCGGCGAGCGATTCCGTAGCGACGCAGCAATCAACTGCACAGCAAGAGCAGGAGCAAGAATCACTATACGACCGGCTGGGTGGGCTGGCGCCAATTTCGGTTGTAGTCAGCGATTTTATCGACGCCCTAGTGCCGGATGAGATGCTCAATGCGAATCCTGCGATCGATGCTGCGAGGAAGAGCGTGCCGGCACCCTATCTGAAGTACCACGTGACTGCCCTTGTCTGTCAGGCCACTGGCGGGCCCTGTAAGTACCACGGCCGTGAGATGAAGGAGGCTCATGGGCATCTGAACATCACCGAGCAGGAATGGGATCGCATGGTTACCATCTTCGAAGAGGTACTGGCCAAACATCTCGTCCCGGCGACGGAGACTCAGGAACTTCTCGACATCGTGGGTTCGACGAAGGCAGATATAGTCGTTTCCGGTTAG